Proteins encoded within one genomic window of Polynucleobacter duraquae:
- a CDS encoding flagellar hook assembly protein FlgD — MTTTGPMSNIPVYDPALAKSTSASSSSIGTSAADETQNFLKLLIAQIQNQDPMAPMDASTMTAQMSQLNMVTSMSNMNTSMTAMLNQMQSVDFMNQASLIGHSPAVAGNTIAFDGTSPVILGANAANPMSSAVATIKDASGNVINSASLGAVVAGMRNFAWDGTDADGNTVTAGTYSISISGTNTSGGTESLTAYVASPVAAVTKGAKGETLLTLQDGRQINASTIQQWVN, encoded by the coding sequence ATGACAACAACAGGTCCGATGAGCAACATCCCGGTATACGATCCAGCTCTAGCTAAGAGCACGTCTGCTTCATCTTCATCGATTGGAACATCGGCAGCAGATGAAACTCAGAATTTTCTAAAGTTGCTAATAGCGCAGATTCAAAATCAAGACCCAATGGCGCCAATGGATGCCTCTACCATGACGGCACAAATGTCTCAGCTCAATATGGTGACGAGCATGAGCAATATGAACACCTCAATGACGGCGATGCTCAATCAAATGCAGAGTGTTGACTTTATGAATCAAGCATCGCTCATAGGACATAGTCCAGCAGTGGCAGGAAACACAATTGCTTTTGATGGAACAAGCCCAGTGATCTTGGGTGCAAATGCTGCAAATCCGATGAGCTCAGCAGTGGCAACAATTAAAGATGCTAGTGGCAATGTAATCAATAGCGCAAGTCTGGGTGCTGTGGTTGCTGGAATGAGAAATTTTGCATGGGATGGTACAGATGCGGATGGTAATACAGTAACCGCAGGGACATACAGCATAAGTATTAGCGGAACAAATACATCTGGTGGAACTGAGTCTCTAACAGCTTATGTGGCATCCCCTGTAGCTGCAGTAACTAAGGGAGCTAAAGGCGAAACGTTGCTCACCTTACAAGATGGAAGACAGATTAATGCATCAACAATCCAGCAATGGGTCAATTAA
- a CDS encoding carbonic anhydrase — protein sequence MMNRMLSPYALALALALCLLPTRPVMASDPAPTANVADKVVDKAKVTVSPAPSSDDEMSKALTNKISKGSGDIVIRTSDLPAGGSAPVSKETKNKPVVKASTKPAEKELHAHQWSYFDGPGGPDNWGNLGKENLACLKGKSQSPININVDRAVKAELNPIEFIYRASPLSIIDDGHTIMVNYGEGSNLMVDGRQYRLVQFHFHKPSEEAINGERTDMVAHLVHQHHEGSIAVVAVLMSTVKPASSRKYWWGDDAVKENAFINTLWNNVPLVKGKTEMPGVMIDINQLLPADKNYFTYMGSLTEPPCTENVLWLVLKNPIYVSEEQVKNFDRMYPMNARPLQPKGDRLVKATK from the coding sequence ATGATGAATAGAATGCTCAGCCCTTATGCTTTGGCATTAGCCCTTGCTCTTTGCCTATTGCCTACGCGACCGGTAATGGCATCTGATCCTGCTCCAACCGCCAATGTAGCGGATAAAGTTGTTGATAAGGCCAAGGTAACAGTATCTCCAGCGCCATCAAGTGATGATGAGATGAGTAAGGCGCTGACAAATAAAATCAGTAAGGGATCGGGCGATATTGTTATTCGAACTAGCGACTTACCGGCTGGTGGCTCCGCCCCTGTTTCTAAAGAAACAAAAAATAAGCCTGTAGTAAAAGCGTCCACTAAGCCTGCTGAAAAAGAATTGCATGCTCATCAATGGTCGTATTTTGATGGACCAGGCGGCCCAGATAACTGGGGTAATTTAGGTAAAGAGAACTTAGCCTGCCTCAAGGGAAAGAGTCAGTCGCCTATTAATATCAATGTTGATAGGGCTGTCAAAGCAGAATTAAACCCCATAGAGTTTATTTATAGAGCATCACCTTTATCCATCATCGATGATGGCCATACCATCATGGTGAATTATGGTGAGGGCAGCAATCTGATGGTGGATGGAAGGCAATATCGACTAGTTCAGTTTCACTTCCATAAGCCTAGCGAAGAGGCAATCAATGGAGAGCGCACTGATATGGTGGCACATTTAGTACACCAGCACCATGAAGGCAGCATTGCAGTTGTCGCAGTCTTAATGAGCACAGTTAAACCAGCAAGTTCGAGAAAATATTGGTGGGGTGATGATGCTGTTAAAGAAAATGCTTTTATTAATACCCTCTGGAATAACGTCCCATTAGTTAAGGGTAAGACCGAGATGCCTGGAGTCATGATTGATATTAATCAATTATTGCCAGCGGATAAAAACTATTTCACGTATATGGGATCTTTAACAGAGCCACCATGTACTGAGAATGTTCTTTGGCTTGTTCTGAAAAATCCGATTTATGTTAGTGAGGAGCAAGTAAAGAATTTTGATCGCATGTACCCGATGAATGCACGGCCCCTGCAGCCTAAAGGCGATAGATTAGTTAAAGCGACTAAGTAG
- a CDS encoding flagellar basal body L-ring protein FlgH, whose amino-acid sequence MMMKLSRSLRYVFVSAMSAILLGACASADRPSLLSTPTTARPRPIQETSANMGSLYPANSGGPYINAVSHRPLFEDRRARNVGDTLTVVLNETTSAAKNSGMTAARKANGTSTFGNNSPTFNGAMFSLANAANFSGTGDIKSEGAGTSAASNTFAGTITVTVVEILSNGNLVVAGEKQVAVSNEEEIIRFGGIVNPNTLVFNQVSSQQVADARIEYRGRGATDDTQGTGWFTRLMLKLAPF is encoded by the coding sequence ATGATGATGAAGCTCAGTAGATCTTTACGATATGTCTTTGTGAGTGCCATGAGTGCCATTTTGTTGGGCGCTTGTGCTAGTGCAGATCGCCCTTCTTTACTATCCACTCCTACTACTGCAAGACCACGTCCGATTCAGGAAACCTCTGCGAATATGGGGAGCTTATATCCAGCTAATTCAGGTGGACCCTATATTAATGCAGTGAGTCATCGACCACTTTTTGAGGATCGTCGTGCTCGAAACGTAGGAGACACTCTCACAGTGGTGTTGAATGAAACCACCAGTGCGGCAAAAAATTCTGGTATGACGGCTGCACGAAAAGCAAATGGCACCTCAACCTTTGGTAATAATAGCCCGACTTTTAATGGTGCTATGTTTAGTCTTGCAAACGCAGCTAACTTTAGCGGTACTGGAGATATCAAGAGTGAGGGCGCAGGTACAAGTGCCGCTAGTAATACCTTTGCTGGTACGATCACTGTAACTGTTGTAGAGATTCTTTCTAATGGTAACTTAGTTGTTGCTGGAGAAAAACAAGTTGCCGTTAGTAATGAAGAGGAAATTATTCGTTTTGGCGGTATCGTGAACCCCAATACTCTTGTGTTTAATCAAGTCTCTTCACAGCAAGTAGCTGATGCTCGAATAGAGTATCGCGGACGCGGTGCGACAGATGACACCCAGGGTACCGGATGGTTTACGCGTTTAATGCTGAAGCTCGCACCATTCTGA
- a CDS encoding flagellar basal body P-ring protein FlgI translates to MVYAFNAEARTILMKMNNVTLRWTKGLLILVSLGCFNSVCFADRIKDFTDIAGQRSNQLVGYGLVVGLDGTGDQTTQTPFTLQSVLQMIGVLGVTLPSTGNQTQLRNTAAVMVTADFPALSRPGQQLDVTVSSLGNATSLKGGTLVMTPLKAADGQVYAQAQGNVVIGGSRAASGGASTSVNHLSAGRIPSGGIVERAVPALLVDEFVQLDLRQADFSLMQRTAETIGRRFGIGTALPIDARSLNVRVPTEPLKRTAFMAALQDLDVLMGSQPARVILNSRTGSVVMNQAVRLSPSAVAHGNLTVKIQQSPTVSQPLPFSRGQTTTVTEDTATISDSGKENSLISVPGGASLDQVVKALNMMGATPQDLISILQSLRAAGALRAELEVI, encoded by the coding sequence ATGGTTTACGCGTTTAATGCTGAAGCTCGCACCATTCTGATGAAGATGAATAATGTAACTTTGCGATGGACTAAAGGCCTACTAATTCTAGTAAGCCTAGGTTGTTTTAATAGTGTTTGCTTTGCTGATCGCATCAAAGATTTTACTGACATAGCAGGGCAAAGATCAAATCAGTTGGTAGGCTACGGATTAGTGGTTGGCTTGGATGGTACAGGTGACCAAACAACACAGACGCCATTTACTCTCCAAAGTGTTTTACAAATGATTGGAGTTTTGGGCGTAACCTTACCATCAACAGGGAATCAAACTCAGCTTCGTAATACGGCAGCGGTGATGGTCACTGCAGATTTTCCAGCCCTTTCTAGGCCCGGACAGCAGTTAGATGTAACAGTGTCTTCTTTGGGTAATGCCACTAGCTTAAAGGGTGGCACTTTAGTGATGACACCACTCAAAGCTGCTGATGGTCAGGTTTATGCACAGGCTCAGGGTAATGTTGTGATCGGAGGTTCACGGGCTGCATCAGGTGGGGCCTCAACCTCTGTTAATCATCTATCTGCCGGTCGAATCCCTTCAGGCGGTATTGTAGAGAGAGCTGTGCCGGCTCTGCTAGTTGATGAATTTGTACAACTCGATTTACGTCAAGCTGATTTTTCTTTAATGCAAAGAACCGCCGAGACGATTGGTCGTCGCTTTGGAATTGGCACTGCTTTGCCAATTGATGCTCGATCACTCAACGTACGAGTACCAACAGAGCCATTAAAAAGAACAGCATTTATGGCAGCGTTACAAGATTTAGACGTGCTGATGGGCAGTCAACCTGCGCGGGTGATATTAAATTCACGAACAGGCTCTGTTGTCATGAATCAAGCAGTCCGATTATCACCTTCAGCAGTTGCCCATGGAAATTTAACCGTCAAAATACAGCAGTCTCCAACGGTGAGTCAGCCGTTGCCATTTAGTCGCGGTCAGACAACAACAGTTACCGAAGATACTGCAACTATCAGCGATAGTGGAAAAGAAAATAGTTTAATTTCAGTTCCTGGCGGTGCTTCTTTAGACCAAGTGGTTAAAGCGCTCAATATGATGGGGGCTACTCCGCAGGATCTGATTTCAATTTTACAGTCACTGAGAGCCGCTGGAGCGCTGCGGGCAGAATTAGAGGTAATTTAA
- the flgB gene encoding flagellar basal body rod protein FlgB: MNAVPQYDSLMFGETALKLRTYRQQILSNNLANSDTPGFKARDIRFADVLKAQLEGKLPSTGVSMTTTHAGHIEGSNSKDDPRLMYRVPNQPSKDDNTVDSDVELSEFTKNSVFTEAALRFLGGTLDSRLTAIKGQPS, encoded by the coding sequence ATGAATGCAGTGCCGCAATACGACTCATTAATGTTTGGTGAAACCGCGCTGAAGTTGCGTACTTATCGCCAGCAAATTTTGAGTAACAACTTGGCAAACTCGGATACTCCTGGCTTTAAAGCTAGAGATATACGCTTTGCTGACGTGTTGAAGGCGCAATTGGAAGGCAAGTTACCCTCAACAGGTGTGTCCATGACGACAACTCATGCTGGGCACATTGAAGGCAGCAATAGTAAGGATGACCCTCGTCTAATGTATCGCGTACCAAATCAGCCGTCTAAAGACGACAACACAGTCGATAGTGACGTGGAGTTGAGTGAGTTTACGAAAAACTCAGTATTTACCGAGGCTGCACTCCGTTTTTTAGGTGGCACTCTAGATAGTCGCTTAACCGCCATTAAAGGGCAGCCCTCATGA
- a CDS encoding flagellar hook protein FlgE yields MGYGIGLAGLTTTSQAIDVVSNNIANAQTVGYKNGQFVFADMYFKANDAQAKDRVGMGSQQQAIRRDQSYGSVTSTQNPLDLAITGPGMFMLAKDVVGTVPTESPSKFEYTRNGQFGTDSENRMVNPSGLLVVGYPSDESGNIIAGAKSVMTLDQTPLPSQPTQNSVVALNLDTRDGALDYAFSPTNSSTYSQATSQTIYDQNGTAHILAKYYKQVSSQALTLELDDEGGYSYNPTQSITRPNNEQLALIASTYKGEDKKYVTTSGARALGSGNTINTEDVTITGAVKTLTGGTLNTIGSTYDLTLSDGTHVPITQTRIGVEANGVYTTTPKYTASVTRFEVYATIDGNKVGHDPDTDADVNFIQQSDLSTYTQQMSIGTMAFLGGKNIDTLQLGSDGTPENDASTSLYINALSSSVAGDYGRTDDYGIMQFTITSDDMTALTAPSQTYANSQDGHTVSNLSSYAIDSDGKLVATYDNGETLVKGQLILAQFYNLDGLMPNGSNTFTATDASGEPILSAPGSGLLGQVRSKALEASNVDLTSQLVQLMVLQRQYSATSQALKLQASTLIDDAINMGR; encoded by the coding sequence ATGGGATATGGAATCGGATTAGCAGGTTTAACAACAACTTCACAAGCAATTGACGTTGTCAGTAATAACATCGCCAATGCGCAAACGGTTGGATATAAAAATGGTCAGTTTGTCTTTGCTGATATGTATTTTAAAGCAAATGATGCGCAGGCAAAAGATCGCGTTGGTATGGGCTCTCAACAGCAAGCCATTAGAAGAGATCAATCCTATGGATCGGTGACATCTACACAAAATCCATTGGATTTAGCAATCACTGGCCCTGGAATGTTCATGTTAGCAAAAGACGTTGTTGGAACTGTTCCAACAGAAAGTCCAAGTAAGTTTGAATATACCCGCAACGGTCAATTCGGTACCGATAGTGAAAACCGAATGGTTAATCCAAGCGGCTTGCTAGTAGTTGGATACCCATCAGACGAATCTGGAAATATTATTGCTGGCGCAAAATCAGTGATGACATTAGATCAAACCCCCCTGCCATCGCAACCTACTCAAAATTCGGTAGTGGCTTTGAACTTGGATACCAGAGATGGTGCATTGGACTATGCCTTTAGTCCGACGAATAGCAGTACCTACAGCCAAGCAACATCGCAGACTATATACGATCAAAATGGTACCGCACATATATTAGCTAAATACTATAAACAAGTTTCATCCCAGGCTTTAACGTTGGAACTTGATGATGAGGGTGGCTACTCCTACAATCCAACTCAGTCGATAACACGCCCAAACAACGAGCAGTTAGCATTAATCGCAAGTACCTATAAAGGCGAGGATAAAAAGTATGTCACTACATCAGGTGCGAGAGCTCTTGGCAGTGGAAATACGATTAATACTGAAGATGTAACAATTACAGGAGCTGTGAAAACCCTGACAGGAGGTACATTAAATACAATTGGATCAACCTATGATCTGACCTTATCTGATGGAACACATGTTCCGATTACCCAAACGAGAATAGGTGTAGAGGCAAACGGTGTCTACACTACTACCCCAAAATATACAGCAAGCGTAACTAGATTTGAGGTGTATGCAACCATTGATGGCAACAAAGTCGGCCATGACCCAGATACCGATGCTGATGTGAATTTTATTCAGCAAAGCGACCTTTCAACCTACACTCAGCAAATGTCCATTGGCACCATGGCTTTTTTAGGGGGTAAAAATATCGATACCCTGCAATTGGGGTCAGATGGAACGCCTGAAAATGATGCATCAACCAGTTTATATATAAATGCCTTAAGTTCAAGTGTCGCTGGTGACTATGGTCGTACAGATGATTACGGAATTATGCAATTTACGATTACTAGCGATGATATGACAGCGCTGACTGCGCCTTCTCAAACATATGCTAATAGTCAGGATGGTCATACCGTGTCTAATTTATCTAGCTATGCAATTGATAGTGATGGCAAATTAGTTGCAACATATGACAACGGTGAAACTCTTGTTAAGGGACAGTTAATACTGGCACAATTTTATAATCTTGATGGCTTAATGCCAAATGGTAGTAATACATTTACAGCAACAGACGCATCTGGCGAACCTATTTTGAGTGCTCCAGGAAGTGGCTTATTGGGTCAGGTGCGATCTAAGGCACTAGAGGCCTCAAATGTGGATCTAACGTCTCAGCTAGTTCAGTTGATGGTGTTGCAAAGACAGTATTCAGCAACTTCGCAAGCATTGAAACTACAGGCTTCCACATTGATTGATGATGCTATTAATATGGGTCGATAA
- the flgG gene encoding flagellar basal-body rod protein FlgG codes for MIRSLWIAKTGMDAQQMNLDTIANNLSNSSTTAYKRVQPLFQDLLYTTVRAAGSAANAQNLLPTGLQIGSGSAITSTERNNLQGTLFKTGNQYDLAINGNGFFQIALADGTTAYTRNGQFSTSATGQIVTSSGNVVSPGLTIPITATGVTISLSGVVQATNQNGTITQVGQLSMANFINPAGLVALGGGNYIASPASGNATNGLPGLNGFGTMNQYYIEQSNVNVAEELVNLIAAQRAYEINTRAVSASDQILQRVSNLGQ; via the coding sequence ATGATACGTTCATTATGGATAGCTAAGACGGGCATGGATGCCCAGCAGATGAATCTAGATACGATTGCTAATAATCTTTCTAACTCATCTACAACTGCATATAAGCGGGTCCAGCCGTTATTTCAGGATTTGCTCTACACCACTGTTCGCGCTGCTGGCTCAGCAGCAAATGCGCAAAATCTTTTACCAACAGGTCTGCAGATTGGATCTGGATCAGCGATTACCTCTACTGAGCGTAATAATCTACAAGGTACATTATTTAAAACGGGTAATCAATATGACCTTGCTATTAACGGTAATGGCTTTTTTCAAATTGCACTTGCTGATGGAACTACTGCATATACCCGTAATGGCCAGTTTAGTACAAGTGCAACGGGACAAATTGTCACATCATCCGGAAATGTAGTTTCACCTGGATTGACTATTCCGATTACCGCAACGGGCGTTACTATCAGCCTTTCAGGTGTAGTACAAGCTACAAATCAAAACGGAACTATAACGCAAGTTGGTCAATTATCCATGGCTAACTTCATTAATCCTGCGGGCTTAGTTGCACTTGGTGGCGGAAACTATATTGCATCGCCAGCATCCGGTAATGCAACGAATGGTTTACCAGGATTAAATGGATTTGGTACGATGAATCAGTACTACATCGAGCAGTCCAACGTGAATGTGGCCGAAGAGCTTGTGAATTTAATAGCAGCACAGCGAGCTTATGAGATTAACACTAGAGCTGTATCTGCCTCTGATCAAATTTTGCAGCGCGTCTCTAATTTAGGTCAATGA
- a CDS encoding flagellar basal body rod protein FlgF, with amino-acid sequence MINRYAYTSMTGATASTNQLAVTSNNLANSLTPGFREVISAFRAVPLKGDGEPFTGNGADTRVFSVETTPGSNFTGGPIQTTSNPLDAAIKGDGFFAVRRPDGKEAYTRAGKFMVNDQGILSIGKDIPVVGDGGSITIPTGSIMQIAEDGAIYTQVPGTQFLNQVGKLKLVNPNTNNLVRAEDGLFDLPGEQAASDSRVKVVQGAFEQSNVNPTMAMVQMIGQSRLFDLNTRSITMADQNARSATTLLSLSRS; translated from the coding sequence ATGATTAATCGATACGCATACACTTCCATGACGGGGGCAACAGCTTCAACTAATCAGTTGGCTGTTACCTCCAATAATCTGGCAAATAGCTTAACGCCCGGTTTTAGGGAAGTGATAAGTGCGTTTCGTGCTGTGCCTCTAAAAGGCGATGGTGAACCATTTACAGGAAATGGAGCAGACACTAGAGTATTTTCTGTTGAAACTACCCCAGGGAGTAACTTTACAGGTGGGCCGATACAAACAACTTCAAATCCCTTGGATGCAGCTATTAAAGGAGATGGGTTTTTTGCAGTCCGCAGGCCCGATGGGAAAGAGGCTTATACCCGCGCTGGTAAGTTTATGGTGAATGACCAAGGAATTTTGAGTATCGGCAAGGATATACCAGTGGTCGGTGATGGAGGTAGCATCACAATTCCAACCGGATCAATAATGCAAATAGCTGAGGACGGCGCAATTTATACCCAGGTTCCTGGAACGCAGTTTCTCAATCAAGTCGGCAAGTTAAAGCTAGTTAACCCAAATACCAATAATTTAGTGCGCGCAGAAGATGGCTTATTTGACCTACCAGGAGAGCAAGCAGCTTCTGACTCGCGTGTCAAAGTGGTGCAGGGGGCTTTTGAGCAAAGTAATGTTAATCCAACCATGGCGATGGTGCAGATGATTGGTCAAAGCCGATTATTTGATTTAAACACCCGCTCGATCACGATGGCCGATCAAAATGCTAGATCTGCTACTACGCTGTTATCACTATCACGTAGCTAA
- the flgC gene encoding flagellar basal body rod protein FlgC, which translates to MSLLAAYDIGSSGLTAQAMRLNVTASNIANAESVAGPDGRPYRARQVEFSALMKPGSPGSGVAVKSIVESDAALRMEYRPGHPKANAAGYVEMPNVNPVEEMVNMISASRSYQMNIEAMNVSRQLMLKTLDLGR; encoded by the coding sequence ATGAGTCTACTTGCTGCTTATGATATTGGGTCTTCAGGGTTAACGGCGCAAGCTATGCGCTTGAATGTGACCGCCTCCAATATTGCCAATGCCGAGAGTGTTGCTGGTCCCGATGGCCGACCTTATCGTGCTAGACAAGTTGAATTTAGTGCCTTGATGAAACCAGGCTCTCCAGGATCAGGGGTTGCTGTGAAAAGCATTGTAGAGAGCGATGCCGCACTTCGAATGGAGTATCGGCCAGGGCATCCCAAAGCCAATGCTGCGGGCTATGTAGAAATGCCTAACGTGAATCCAGTTGAAGAAATGGTCAATATGATCTCAGCATCACGTTCTTATCAAATGAATATTGAAGCAATGAATGTTTCACGTCAATTGATGTTGAAGACCTTAGATTTAGGTCGCTAG
- a CDS encoding flagellar biosynthetic protein FliQ: protein MESGVVLDLVYQALRMVAVLAGPILMALLVVGLIIGILQAATSVNESTVAFIPKLIVFAGVVIVAGPVTLSLFTDYMRELFARIPGLVS, encoded by the coding sequence ATGGAGAGTGGGGTCGTTCTCGATTTGGTTTATCAGGCCTTGAGGATGGTGGCAGTTTTAGCGGGACCCATACTCATGGCACTATTAGTCGTAGGATTAATCATTGGTATTTTGCAAGCAGCCACCTCGGTTAACGAGTCCACAGTTGCATTCATTCCAAAGCTAATAGTATTTGCTGGTGTTGTTATTGTTGCTGGCCCAGTCACTCTGTCTTTGTTTACGGATTACATGAGAGAGCTCTTTGCGCGAATACCAGGATTAGTCAGTTAA
- a CDS encoding flagellar biosynthetic protein FliR: MLTISGLQIEQYMAIFMFASLRVFGLLLTAPMFALRTIPLQFRLFVALAFGIYLLPLLGTEKIPYPGSITFFASAIELAIGAFIGFAVRIAFMVVDIAAEVLSFLAGFSFASTNFFDPSLASGLVSQFLGLVVLALAFTLNIHLVLIDLVLSSFKTVPLGVWPQSWTSKGLIDLFSASFRLGLILSMPVLLVYMMFNLIQAFLGRTSPQMNLFSVGFAISIPLAFLVIFLILPDLQFILERSLENPLQLIRQGLEMPNGK; encoded by the coding sequence ATGTTGACCATAAGCGGCCTACAAATTGAGCAGTACATGGCGATCTTTATGTTCGCCTCGTTAAGAGTTTTTGGACTACTTTTGACTGCACCCATGTTCGCCTTAAGAACAATTCCGTTACAGTTTCGTCTATTTGTTGCTTTGGCATTTGGTATTTATCTTCTGCCACTACTAGGAACTGAAAAAATTCCATACCCAGGAAGTATTACTTTTTTTGCTTCGGCGATTGAGTTAGCTATTGGTGCTTTCATTGGATTTGCTGTACGCATAGCATTTATGGTGGTTGATATTGCAGCAGAAGTGCTATCTTTTTTAGCTGGCTTTAGTTTTGCATCCACTAACTTTTTCGATCCTTCTTTGGCGTCTGGCTTGGTGTCACAGTTTTTAGGCTTGGTGGTTTTGGCGCTTGCATTTACACTCAATATTCATTTAGTTTTAATCGATTTAGTCTTGAGTAGTTTTAAAACAGTGCCATTAGGCGTTTGGCCGCAATCTTGGACTTCTAAAGGATTGATAGATTTATTTTCCGCATCATTTCGTTTGGGCTTAATTCTATCGATGCCAGTACTGCTGGTTTATATGATGTTTAATCTAATTCAAGCGTTTTTAGGAAGAACTAGCCCGCAAATGAATTTATTTTCTGTGGGGTTTGCAATTAGCATACCCTTAGCCTTTTTAGTAATCTTTTTGATCTTGCCAGATCTGCAGTTTATTTTAGAGCGCTCTCTTGAAAATCCTTTGCAACTTATCCGTCAGGGTTTGGAGATGCCTAATGGAAAATAA
- a CDS encoding tetratricopeptide repeat protein, translated as MSQIKKISNQSLRNINISEKIAFELNSHSQIFDLVDMAIAFHQNGMLEEAGLIYEKILIKDPGHTDAMNLLGLIALQKKEYPHAIALINKAISASPHNNVPEFHANLGCALHQEGLLDESIASFDLAISLNPSVVLYYTKRGLAQLEKRYFDSAINSFDQAIKLRSQDPMSFYYRGLAQLEKKYFDDAINSFDLAINLKDDFPEAFNNRGIAQLGHKYFDAAIHSFDCAILLRPDYSEALWNKGLVLLKLGRFEEGWMLYEARLKRAPAFPLVRQELQYSYIELDQLANKSVLLFSEQGIGDTIQFYRYVKKIANLNARVTVAVQKSLVDLLSESNPLWNIISIEGALPECDYRSSLLSLPFVLQEKCIDIHSDNPYIFSSPIKVSEWKNRLGRKQKPRIGLVWSGNTLFKENANRSVPLLQIISFLPSDLQYVSLQKELSDFDLKVLERNPFISNYANNLTDFNETAALIDCLDLVITVDTSIAHLAGAMGKRAWLLLSDNADWRWLINTESSPWYPTIKIFRQDQLGDWSSALKKIELELIAQFR; from the coding sequence ATGAGTCAAATAAAAAAAATTTCTAATCAATCTCTCAGAAATATTAATATTTCTGAGAAGATTGCTTTTGAATTAAATAGCCATTCTCAGATATTTGATTTGGTAGATATGGCTATCGCATTTCATCAAAATGGAATGCTTGAGGAGGCTGGTTTAATTTATGAAAAAATTCTCATTAAAGATCCGGGGCATACCGATGCTATGAATTTATTGGGCCTTATCGCTTTGCAAAAAAAAGAATACCCGCATGCTATAGCCCTTATTAACAAAGCAATTTCTGCATCGCCTCATAATAATGTACCTGAATTTCATGCAAATCTTGGTTGTGCGCTTCACCAAGAGGGGTTATTGGATGAATCAATAGCAAGCTTTGATTTGGCAATATCTTTAAATCCTTCCGTTGTGCTTTACTATACGAAACGGGGTCTAGCCCAGCTAGAAAAGAGGTATTTTGACAGTGCTATTAATAGCTTTGATCAGGCGATAAAGCTCAGATCACAAGATCCAATGAGTTTTTATTATCGAGGTCTTGCTCAATTAGAAAAGAAGTATTTTGATGATGCTATCAATAGCTTTGATCTGGCAATTAATCTAAAAGATGATTTTCCTGAGGCTTTTAATAATCGCGGTATTGCGCAATTGGGGCATAAGTATTTTGATGCCGCTATTCACAGTTTTGATTGTGCAATTCTTCTGCGACCCGATTATTCAGAGGCCCTATGGAATAAGGGTCTAGTATTGTTAAAGCTAGGAAGGTTTGAAGAGGGGTGGATGCTTTATGAGGCTAGGTTAAAAAGGGCTCCAGCATTTCCTTTGGTAAGACAAGAACTTCAATATAGCTATATTGAATTGGATCAATTGGCAAATAAGTCTGTCTTACTTTTCAGTGAGCAGGGGATAGGTGACACTATTCAGTTTTATCGTTATGTAAAAAAGATTGCCAATCTAAATGCTCGCGTAACTGTCGCAGTTCAAAAATCTTTAGTTGACTTATTGTCGGAATCAAACCCCTTATGGAACATTATCAGCATTGAGGGGGCATTACCGGAATGTGACTACAGAAGTTCGTTGCTAAGTCTCCCTTTTGTTTTACAAGAAAAATGTATTGATATTCACTCTGACAATCCTTACATTTTTAGTAGTCCTATTAAAGTATCGGAATGGAAAAATAGGCTTGGCCGAAAGCAAAAGCCTAGAATTGGATTGGTATGGAGTGGCAATACCTTATTTAAAGAGAATGCCAATAGGAGCGTCCCCTTACTTCAGATAATTTCATTCTTACCAAGCGATTTGCAGTATGTAAGTCTGCAAAAGGAATTAAGTGATTTTGACTTAAAGGTATTGGAAAGAAATCCTTTTATTTCAAATTATGCAAACAACCTAACTGATTTTAATGAAACCGCGGCGTTAATTGACTGCTTAGACCTAGTCATTACCGTAGATACTAGTATTGCCCACCTTGCTGGGGCTATGGGCAAGAGGGCATGGCTCTTGCTGAGTGATAACGCCGATTGGCGTTGGTTAATAAACACCGAGTCTTCGCCATGGTATCCAACAATTAAAATCTTTAGACAGGATCAATTGGGGGATTGGTCAAGCGCGCTAAAAAAGATTGAACTAGAACTAATAGCTCAATTTAGATAA